The Dehalogenimonas lykanthroporepellens BL-DC-9 genome includes a window with the following:
- a CDS encoding transposase mutator type (KEGG: sth:STH2289 transposase~manually curated~PFAM: transposase mutator type), whose protein sequence is MAKDRMTLLELLRKSGSDGDLDFLREGVKMLAEAVMELEVKQKTGAEKHERSNGRLTYRNGYRGRIWDTRAGTIPLAIPRLRDGSYFPSLLEPRRRAEQALLAVIQEAYVLGISTRKVESLVQSLGLNGVSKSEVSRICGALDDEVERWRHRPLLWRYPYLWLDATYVKVRDSGRVVSQAVIIAYGVRETGEREIIGLEVGPSEDGVFWKEFLRGLVSRGLSGVMLVISDAHLGLKEAISTVLTGVSWQRCRVHFMRNALARVPRGAQAMVSAAIRTIFAQPDRDSAYSQLRRVADNLRLRFGPVADQLEEAEPDILAYTAFPREHWRQLYSTNPLERLNKEIKRRSNVVGIFPNSQSVIRLIGAVLMEQQDEWEVGRRYFSLDSMKKTLEGAQEEPLIMALPA, encoded by the coding sequence ATGGCCAAAGACAGGATGACACTTTTGGAACTGCTACGCAAGTCAGGGAGTGACGGTGATCTTGATTTTCTGAGAGAAGGGGTGAAGATGCTGGCCGAAGCGGTCATGGAGCTTGAGGTTAAGCAGAAGACCGGAGCTGAGAAACATGAGCGCAGTAACGGTCGTTTAACCTACCGTAACGGCTACCGGGGGCGTATCTGGGACACCCGGGCCGGCACGATACCCTTGGCGATTCCCCGGTTGCGGGACGGCAGTTATTTCCCCAGCTTGCTCGAGCCCCGGCGCCGGGCGGAACAAGCCTTGCTGGCGGTAATCCAGGAAGCCTATGTATTGGGCATCAGCACCCGCAAGGTGGAATCTCTGGTTCAGTCACTGGGGCTTAACGGGGTCAGTAAGAGCGAGGTATCGCGAATATGCGGGGCTCTGGACGATGAAGTGGAACGATGGCGCCACCGGCCTTTGTTATGGCGTTATCCCTATCTGTGGCTGGACGCGACCTACGTCAAGGTCAGGGATTCAGGGCGGGTGGTCAGTCAGGCGGTAATTATCGCCTACGGAGTCCGTGAAACCGGAGAACGCGAGATCATCGGGCTTGAGGTCGGCCCCAGTGAAGACGGTGTATTCTGGAAAGAGTTTCTGCGGGGGTTGGTCAGCCGTGGTTTGAGCGGGGTGATGCTGGTAATCAGTGATGCTCATCTGGGACTGAAGGAAGCCATCAGCACGGTACTCACCGGGGTATCGTGGCAACGCTGCCGGGTGCACTTCATGCGCAATGCGCTGGCCAGAGTGCCGCGGGGCGCCCAGGCTATGGTATCTGCCGCTATCCGGACCATCTTCGCTCAACCTGACCGCGACAGCGCTTACAGCCAGCTCCGCCGGGTAGCCGATAACCTCAGACTCCGATTCGGTCCTGTGGCCGACCAATTGGAAGAGGCAGAACCGGATATCCTGGCCTATACCGCCTTCCCCCGGGAACACTGGCGGCAACTGTACTCTACCAATCCCCTGGAGAGACTGAACAAGGAAATCAAGCGCCGCAGTAATGTGGTCGGCATCTTTCCCAACAGCCAATCGGTAATCAGGCTGATTGGGGCGGTGTTAATGGAACAGCAGGACGAGTGGGAGGTCGGACGACGCTACTTTTCTTTGGATTCGATGAAGAAAACGCTGGAAGGGGCGCAGGAGGAACCCCTGATCATGGCTTTACCAGCTTGA
- a CDS encoding conserved hypothetical protein (KEGG: sti:Sthe_1181 hypothetical protein), producing MLDRLSRLLAVELKLGYYIFKWVFQRDRLTLEDYTYHRKSAAMALTFAFLFATPAAIILLAVILAQDWLTWILSIVALYGLYRTVGLYASMVALPHRVGPTALEIRFGALAWMTIPYNDIESASLSFEGVGLSGDGLKLADREPTAYFSVGSTTRIKIILRRPLPVMDWKGTATPVSTVFLNADRPDQLVAALEEKTGSVGQGAGA from the coding sequence ATGCTCGACAGACTCTCCAGACTGCTTGCCGTTGAACTGAAACTGGGTTACTATATTTTCAAATGGGTCTTCCAGCGTGACCGGCTGACACTCGAAGATTACACTTATCACCGCAAGTCGGCCGCCATGGCTCTCACCTTCGCTTTTCTTTTCGCCACTCCGGCGGCCATCATCCTGTTGGCGGTGATTCTGGCGCAGGACTGGCTGACCTGGATACTCAGCATCGTGGCGCTGTACGGGCTTTACCGGACGGTTGGCCTGTATGCCTCGATGGTGGCCCTGCCGCACCGGGTAGGGCCGACGGCGCTGGAAATCAGGTTCGGCGCGCTGGCCTGGATGACCATTCCTTACAATGACATCGAAAGCGCTTCGCTCAGCTTCGAAGGGGTCGGGTTGAGCGGCGACGGACTCAAGCTGGCTGACCGGGAACCGACAGCTTATTTCAGTGTTGGCAGTACTACCCGGATAAAAATCATTCTACGTCGCCCATTGCCGGTGATGGACTGGAAGGGTACGGCGACGCCGGTTTCGACGGTCTTTCTGAATGCTGACCGGCCGGACCAGCTGGTGGCGGCTCTTGAGGAAAAAACCGGCTCAGTCGGTCAGGGGGCGGGCGCTTGA
- a CDS encoding reductive dehalogenase (KEGG: deh:cbdb_A84 putative reductive dehalogenase~TIGRFAM: reductive dehalogenase~PFAM: Twin-arginine translocation pathway, signal sequence, subgroup), which produces MSKFHSTMSRRDFMKVLGLSGAGLGAASLVAPQFHDLDEVLSAPEAATKRPWFTKERDFENLTVEIDWAKKERYDKRKLTVVTPEESERRVQIQLDNIKNKWNETGMSHKDYALMAGSRQTPIGVKIPLVATDSMLHYTNAGTTKPAGYTYKDLGLPRWSATPEENLRMVTAALRFWGAAEVGAHEITTNTQKIFYKSDDRGRPYRFADVPVGYSDDDNACVIPNSVKTVLTWIVPMSRVGQYTGDSGFNILNKVSMGIGYSMGDIIQARIMAFIGHLGYQGLSRSCGGMNVASGNLAGLGEHGRCDYLLNSQYGANVRYSDFMLTDLPMQYTKPIDQGMWKFCQTCIKCGQLCPSGAIPVAGDPTYEILNPQSNGYGLKSYHVDYDLCHPYRGQPGSVVEGGCGICQSVCVFSKMEGASIHETVKAVVSSTSVLNSFFRNMDDFMGYGEFKQPDDFWNDVLKAGPVFAPWGVGNS; this is translated from the coding sequence ATGTCTAAATTTCATTCTACAATGAGCAGAAGAGATTTTATGAAAGTACTTGGATTGTCTGGGGCAGGACTGGGAGCAGCATCCTTAGTAGCTCCTCAGTTCCATGACCTAGATGAGGTGCTCTCGGCACCAGAAGCAGCAACAAAACGGCCATGGTTCACAAAAGAACGTGATTTTGAAAATTTGACCGTAGAGATTGATTGGGCAAAAAAAGAGCGTTACGACAAACGTAAATTAACCGTTGTTACACCGGAGGAATCAGAGAGACGGGTTCAGATTCAACTCGATAATATAAAAAACAAGTGGAATGAGACGGGCATGAGTCATAAGGATTATGCGCTCATGGCTGGTTCTCGACAAACTCCCATCGGAGTCAAAATCCCCCTAGTTGCTACGGATAGTATGCTTCATTATACCAACGCAGGGACCACGAAACCAGCTGGTTACACATATAAAGACCTTGGTTTACCAAGGTGGAGTGCGACTCCAGAGGAAAATCTCCGAATGGTCACAGCAGCATTGAGGTTTTGGGGGGCGGCAGAAGTTGGAGCCCATGAGATTACCACCAATACTCAAAAAATATTCTATAAAAGTGATGATCGGGGTCGTCCGTATAGATTCGCCGATGTTCCTGTGGGTTACTCTGACGATGATAATGCTTGCGTTATTCCAAATTCTGTAAAAACCGTACTGACTTGGATTGTTCCCATGTCTAGAGTTGGTCAATACACAGGGGACAGTGGCTTTAATATACTTAATAAAGTTAGTATGGGGATAGGTTATTCAATGGGTGATATTATTCAAGCTCGAATAATGGCTTTCATCGGTCACCTAGGTTATCAAGGTCTTAGCAGATCCTGCGGTGGCATGAATGTTGCATCAGGTAATTTGGCAGGTTTGGGAGAACATGGACGTTGTGATTATCTACTCAATTCACAATATGGTGCAAATGTGCGTTACTCGGATTTTATGCTTACCGATTTGCCGATGCAATACACAAAACCGATTGACCAAGGTATGTGGAAATTCTGTCAGACTTGTATAAAGTGCGGTCAACTGTGTCCTTCAGGTGCCATACCAGTAGCAGGTGACCCAACATATGAGATTCTCAATCCCCAATCAAATGGTTATGGCTTAAAGTCTTACCACGTAGATTACGATTTGTGTCATCCGTATCGCGGACAACCTGGTAGTGTGGTAGAAGGGGGTTGCGGAATCTGTCAGAGTGTATGTGTGTTCAGTAAGATGGAAGGGGCGAGTATACATGAGACGGTGAAAGCAGTCGTATCATCAACTAGTGTATTGAATTCATTTTTCCGTAACATGGACGATTTTATGGGATACGGCGAATTCAAGCAACCAGATGATTTCTGGAATGATGTCCTCAAAGCAGGGCCAGTCTTTGCACCATGGGGCGTAGGCAACTCTTAG
- a CDS encoding adenylate kinase (PFAM: adenylate kinase~KEGG: dol:Dole_1146 adenylate kinase-like kinase), with translation MPRRNLSVNFINLNDTDDTERTEIRTQMPLPEALLILGPTGSGKTPLGELLAARGLSGRRARHFDFGARLRQEAATPSGALDDRELAVVRMSLDTGALLEDEEFGIAEKILARFIEEEQDDSLIIMNGLPRHTGQADALKGIISIRTVAVLECSPEQVARRIEQDTGGDRDGRPDDHPEKVSRRLAIFLERTLPLLDYYRERSGTVVLNLPVSEHSTGSETLTLLEQSLSSARPLTD, from the coding sequence ATGCCACGGCGCAACCTGAGTGTCAACTTTATCAACCTGAACGATACTGACGACACCGAAAGGACTGAAATCAGGACGCAAATGCCTTTGCCCGAAGCCCTTTTGATACTGGGCCCGACCGGTTCCGGCAAGACACCGCTGGGCGAACTGCTGGCGGCGCGGGGTCTGAGCGGCCGACGCGCCCGGCACTTCGATTTCGGCGCCCGTCTCCGGCAGGAAGCCGCCACTCCTTCCGGGGCGCTTGACGACCGTGAACTGGCGGTGGTACGGATGTCGCTGGATACCGGGGCTTTGTTGGAAGATGAGGAATTCGGCATCGCCGAAAAGATACTGGCCCGATTCATCGAAGAAGAACAAGACGACAGCCTCATCATCATGAACGGCCTGCCCCGGCACACCGGCCAGGCTGACGCCCTGAAAGGCATTATAAGCATCAGGACAGTGGCGGTACTGGAATGTTCCCCGGAACAGGTGGCGCGGCGCATCGAACAGGACACCGGCGGCGACCGCGATGGACGGCCTGACGACCATCCGGAAAAGGTCAGCCGGCGACTGGCTATCTTTCTGGAGCGAACACTGCCCCTGCTGGATTACTACCGCGAGCGTAGCGGCACGGTCGTTCTCAATCTGCCGGTGAGCGAACACTCTACCGGCTCGGAAACCCTGACCCTGCTGGAGCAGTCACTCTCAAGCGCCCGCCCCCTGACCGACTGA
- a CDS encoding transposase IS4 family protein (PFAM: transposase IS4 family protein~KEGG: gme:Gmet_2883 transposase IS4) — protein MRGKVENQSLMLCSLTPDQLVPQGHPIRRIKPLVDQALKELSPVFNKMYEDFGRPSIPPERLLKASLLIALYSIRSERQFCERLRYDLLFKWFMDLNITDPGFDASSFSKNRQRLIEHQVAREFFGAVVSQARRQKLLSDDHFTVDGTLLEAWASLKSFRPKDGGEPPKGGGKNPSVDFHGERRVNATHRSTTDPEARLARKGAGKEARLCFAGHVLMENRTGLVVDVVVSTATGTAERDTALEMLERVPGKHRITVGADKGYDTEDFVTTCRDFNTTPHVACKKWSAIDGRTTRHAGYSVSQRVRKRVEEIFGWVKTVGGGRKLRYKGVNRNQLWAELTVAAYNLVRMAKLVPASPAQG, from the coding sequence TTGCGCGGCAAGGTAGAAAATCAATCCCTCATGCTCTGCTCGCTGACACCAGATCAGCTTGTACCCCAGGGCCATCCTATCCGGCGAATCAAACCCCTTGTTGACCAAGCTCTCAAAGAACTCTCTCCCGTTTTCAACAAGATGTACGAAGACTTTGGCCGGCCATCAATACCGCCGGAGCGTCTGCTCAAGGCGTCGTTGCTTATCGCTCTCTACTCGATCCGCAGTGAGCGGCAGTTCTGTGAACGGCTACGGTATGATCTCCTGTTCAAGTGGTTTATGGATCTCAACATCACGGATCCAGGTTTTGACGCCTCGAGTTTCTCAAAGAACAGGCAGAGACTGATAGAGCATCAGGTAGCACGTGAGTTTTTTGGCGCGGTGGTGAGTCAAGCGCGGCGGCAGAAGTTGCTATCGGATGACCATTTCACCGTGGACGGCACCTTGCTGGAAGCCTGGGCTTCGTTGAAGAGCTTTCGGCCGAAGGACGGTGGGGAACCGCCGAAAGGCGGCGGCAAGAATCCGAGTGTGGATTTCCACGGCGAACGCCGGGTCAATGCTACGCACCGGTCAACCACCGACCCAGAGGCCCGGCTGGCCAGAAAAGGGGCGGGCAAAGAAGCCAGATTGTGTTTTGCCGGACATGTCCTCATGGAAAACCGCACCGGGCTGGTAGTGGACGTGGTGGTAAGCACGGCGACCGGGACAGCGGAAAGAGACACCGCACTTGAGATGCTGGAGAGGGTACCGGGGAAACATCGGATAACGGTGGGTGCGGACAAGGGCTACGACACAGAGGATTTTGTGACTACCTGCCGGGATTTCAACACCACACCACATGTAGCCTGTAAGAAGTGGTCGGCGATAGATGGACGTACCACCCGGCATGCCGGTTACAGTGTCAGCCAGAGGGTGCGCAAGCGCGTTGAGGAGATATTCGGTTGGGTCAAGACAGTGGGAGGAGGTCGAAAGCTTAGGTACAAAGGTGTCAATCGCAACCAACTCTGGGCGGAATTGACGGTGGCGGCTTACAATCTGGTGCGGATGGCCAAATTGGTGCCCGCCAGTCCGGCACAGGGGTGA
- a CDS encoding response regulator receiver protein (TIGRFAM: DNA binding domain protein, excisionase family~PFAM: response regulator receiver; Prophage CP4-57 regulatory~KEGG: det:DET1294 DNA-binding response regulator~SMART: response regulator receiver), whose product MPELMTVREVADYLRVTQKTVYRLLQKGTIPALKVSHSWRFDKAAIDEWLKSTAVGAKATILIVDDDQTIRDLFRDILEDAGHNVVTAGSGVEALEYIKAKDFALVFLDLKMPGMNGADVLRKIRTIDPELPVTIITGFPDSESMAAALAQGPFGVMNKPFGEADVLNAVKSFIRIDRS is encoded by the coding sequence ATGCCTGAACTGATGACGGTCCGCGAAGTCGCCGACTACCTGAGAGTAACCCAGAAGACGGTTTATCGTCTGCTCCAGAAAGGCACAATCCCTGCCCTCAAGGTCAGCCATTCCTGGCGATTCGACAAGGCCGCCATCGATGAGTGGCTCAAATCCACCGCCGTCGGCGCCAAGGCCACCATTCTAATTGTCGATGACGACCAGACCATCCGCGACCTCTTCCGGGACATTCTGGAAGACGCCGGCCACAACGTGGTGACCGCTGGCTCCGGCGTTGAAGCCCTGGAATACATCAAGGCCAAGGATTTCGCCCTGGTCTTCCTGGATCTCAAGATGCCCGGCATGAACGGCGCTGACGTTCTGCGCAAGATCCGCACCATCGATCCGGAACTGCCGGTCACCATCATCACCGGTTTCCCTGATTCCGAGTCCATGGCGGCGGCGCTGGCCCAGGGTCCATTCGGCGTCATGAACAAGCCGTTCGGCGAGGCCGATGTCCTCAACGCTGTCAAGAGCTTTATCCGGATTGACCGGAGTTGA
- a CDS encoding conserved hypothetical protein (KEGG: dev:DhcVS_1080 hypothetical protein) — translation MAQDKTIQCADCGTDFIFSASEQEFFASKGFTNEPKRCPACRQSRKQTRGGGTGVRQMFPAVCASCNQETEVPFEPRNGRPVYCSDCFAKSRE, via the coding sequence ATGGCCCAGGACAAGACCATCCAATGCGCTGATTGCGGCACCGATTTCATCTTCAGCGCCTCAGAACAGGAATTCTTTGCCTCGAAGGGATTCACCAATGAACCCAAGCGTTGTCCCGCCTGCCGGCAGAGTCGCAAGCAGACCCGGGGTGGCGGCACTGGTGTCCGTCAGATGTTCCCGGCCGTCTGTGCCTCCTGCAACCAGGAAACCGAAGTCCCCTTCGAGCCCCGCAACGGTCGTCCGGTGTATTGCAGCGACTGCTTCGCCAAGTCCAGAGAATAA
- a CDS encoding PAS/PAC sensor signal transduction histidine kinase (TIGRFAM: PAS sensor protein~PFAM: ATP-binding region ATPase domain protein; histidine kinase A domain protein; PAS fold domain protein~KEGG: det:DET1293 sensory box sensor histidine kinase~SMART: ATP-binding region ATPase domain protein; histidine kinase A domain protein; PAS domain containing protein), producing MTVSENRRQPSRDDIEKRLLSDPVVTFRTMFERSGTAKAILNREGIIVMANETLARLVDMSVREIEGKHSWFEFVAEPDRRKAQEYHNLRRSHPGLAPERYEFILADQNGASHDIEINVAVFPGNDLSLLSMVDVTHLKTAQEMGRLTRFAVENAGEAVFWLDEKGRILYANAAATRLLGYNIGVLMSRSIQEIDVGTSKRDWKRKLADLRQSDSMLWESEYRRSDGRVLPVEVLISFIQLAEKSYYWAFVRDISERREAAERESQLQSELNMSGRLASVGELAAGVAHEINNPLTGIIGFSERLMRKCRDDKMTTDLKRIHSEAQRAAKVVQNLLTFARQREPRKESVDINEILTESLELREYELRQLGIQVVTHLADLPNIEADYYQLEQVFVNLIINAEQAITASGKGDRLIVSSGEMDGNIVVAVADNGPGIKPRDQERIFDPFFTTRGDAGGTGLGLSICHGIVEEHGGRISVTSELGEGTTFTVILPLYPEENKGADTSA from the coding sequence ATGACCGTTAGCGAAAATCGGCGTCAGCCGTCGCGCGACGATATCGAAAAACGACTTTTATCCGACCCGGTGGTCACCTTCCGCACCATGTTCGAACGTTCCGGGACAGCTAAAGCCATCCTGAACCGTGAAGGCATCATCGTCATGGCCAACGAAACGCTGGCGCGGCTGGTGGATATGAGTGTTCGGGAAATAGAAGGCAAGCATTCCTGGTTCGAGTTCGTCGCTGAGCCTGACCGGCGCAAAGCCCAGGAATATCACAATCTGCGGCGTTCCCATCCGGGGCTGGCGCCGGAGCGCTATGAGTTTATTCTGGCCGATCAGAACGGCGCGTCCCATGATATTGAAATCAACGTTGCCGTCTTTCCCGGTAATGACCTGTCACTGCTGTCCATGGTTGATGTAACTCACCTGAAAACCGCCCAGGAAATGGGACGGTTGACCCGTTTCGCCGTGGAAAACGCCGGAGAGGCCGTCTTCTGGCTGGACGAAAAGGGCCGTATCCTCTACGCCAACGCCGCCGCCACCCGTCTTCTCGGCTACAACATTGGCGTTCTCATGTCCCGTAGCATACAGGAAATCGATGTCGGCACCTCCAAGCGCGATTGGAAGCGCAAGCTGGCCGACCTGCGGCAGTCGGACTCCATGCTCTGGGAGTCCGAATACCGGCGGAGCGACGGCCGGGTACTGCCGGTTGAGGTGCTTATCAGCTTCATTCAGCTGGCGGAGAAGAGCTATTACTGGGCCTTCGTTCGGGATATCTCCGAACGCCGGGAAGCGGCGGAAAGGGAATCTCAACTTCAGTCAGAACTCAACATGTCCGGCCGGCTGGCCTCTGTCGGCGAGCTGGCCGCCGGGGTGGCCCACGAAATCAACAATCCCCTGACCGGTATCATCGGCTTTTCCGAGCGGCTGATGCGCAAGTGCCGGGATGATAAAATGACTACCGACCTCAAACGCATCCATTCCGAAGCCCAGCGCGCCGCCAAGGTGGTGCAGAACCTGCTGACCTTCGCCCGCCAGCGGGAGCCGCGCAAGGAATCGGTGGATATCAACGAGATTCTGACCGAATCCCTGGAACTCCGGGAATACGAACTGCGGCAACTGGGCATTCAGGTCGTCACCCACCTGGCCGACCTGCCCAACATCGAAGCCGACTACTACCAGCTGGAACAGGTTTTCGTCAATCTGATCATCAACGCCGAGCAGGCCATCACCGCCTCCGGTAAAGGGGATCGCCTCATTGTTTCCTCCGGTGAGATGGACGGTAATATTGTGGTCGCCGTGGCCGACAACGGTCCGGGCATCAAGCCCAGGGATCAGGAAAGGATATTCGATCCCTTCTTCACCACCCGTGGCGACGCCGGCGGCACCGGACTGGGGCTGTCCATCTGCCACGGTATCGTCGAGGAACACGGCGGCCGCATCAGCGTCACCTCCGAACTCGGCGAAGGCACCACCTTCACCGTCATCCTGCCACTGTACCCGGAAGAAAACAAGGGAGCCGATACCTCGGCCTAA
- a CDS encoding peptidase M29 aminopeptidase II (PFAM: peptidase M29 aminopeptidase II~KEGG: dev:DhcVS_782 aminopeptidase): MTDPRINKLAELLVRYSTRIQPGDKAVINTPQAALPLARAIYREVLAAGGHPIVMPRGDYDDLLFRHGTEVQLEFIHEPQRHITEHYDARFAILAEDNTKKLSTVDPSRMVVFDRARTELMKTMMRRSAEGAFKWVVAPFPTNAMAQDAEMSLEEYEDFVYGACLPDMADPIGYWNGQSRKLQKVIDWLAGRREVRITAPETDLTLSIEGRSFVKCDGRFNMPDGEIFTGPVENSANGHVYFSYPAIEAGREVTGVRLWFENGNVVKATAEKNEEFLLRTLDTDEGARRLGEFAIGTNEGITRFTGEILFDEKIGGSFHLALGAGYPETGSVNESAIHWDMVCDLRNGGQITVDGELLYRDGNFTIDL, from the coding sequence ATGACCGACCCCCGAATCAACAAACTGGCCGAACTGCTGGTCAGGTATTCAACCCGCATCCAACCCGGCGACAAGGCGGTCATCAACACGCCGCAGGCCGCCCTGCCCCTGGCCCGGGCCATTTACCGCGAGGTACTGGCCGCCGGCGGCCATCCCATCGTCATGCCACGGGGAGATTACGACGACCTGCTGTTCCGCCACGGCACCGAAGTCCAACTGGAATTCATCCACGAACCCCAGCGTCATATCACCGAGCATTACGACGCCCGCTTCGCCATTCTGGCCGAGGACAACACCAAAAAGCTATCCACAGTTGACCCGTCCCGGATGGTGGTTTTCGACCGGGCGCGGACAGAACTGATGAAAACGATGATGCGCCGCTCCGCCGAGGGCGCGTTCAAATGGGTGGTAGCTCCCTTCCCGACCAACGCCATGGCCCAGGACGCCGAGATGAGTCTGGAAGAGTATGAGGACTTCGTTTATGGCGCCTGCCTGCCGGATATGGCCGACCCCATCGGCTACTGGAACGGCCAGAGCCGTAAACTGCAGAAGGTCATCGACTGGCTGGCCGGCCGCCGGGAAGTGCGCATCACCGCCCCGGAGACCGACCTGACGCTGTCCATCGAAGGCCGCTCTTTCGTCAAGTGCGACGGCCGGTTCAATATGCCTGACGGCGAAATATTCACCGGGCCGGTGGAAAACTCGGCCAACGGTCATGTTTATTTTTCCTACCCTGCCATCGAAGCCGGCCGGGAGGTGACCGGGGTTCGGCTGTGGTTCGAGAACGGCAACGTAGTCAAGGCCACCGCTGAAAAGAACGAGGAGTTCCTGCTCCGCACGCTGGACACCGACGAGGGAGCACGCCGTCTGGGGGAGTTCGCCATCGGCACCAACGAGGGCATCACCCGGTTTACCGGAGAAATCCTGTTCGACGAGAAGATCGGCGGCAGTTTCCACCTGGCGCTGGGTGCCGGTTATCCGGAAACCGGTTCGGTCAACGAGTCGGCTATCCACTGGGATATGGTCTGCGACCTGCGTAACGGCGGCCAAATAACCGTCGACGGGGAGTTACTCTACCGCGACGGCAACTTCACCATCGATTTATAA
- a CDS encoding Platelet-activating factor acetylhydrolase plasma/intracellular isoform II (PFAM: Platelet-activating factor acetylhydrolase plasma/intracellular isoform II~KEGG: deb:DehaBAV1_1107 dienelactone hydrolase-like protein) has product MQTAYFSTLLGLAGLERLALVIALLFWPQVAPEVGEYPPPERTYEVGLHQMTLEYADEEGRAESLDVAVWYPTDEASAPFIYPTGSRSYVAVDAAPSADGPFPLVIFNHGFNASEMQSLYLKEALAAEGYIVASVHFNDNLLLSLTDLFHLSNLPNGGGLDEYIHQVYETYFNTVRVPVAGALLDLMLDLNSNETSLFYSAIDAEAVAMGGHSFGGLTTVGLIGGNSDETYNDPRIKAALLLSSPSYPFEKNYGNVHIPIMSMRGELDILLNRPEDNFWYLNDGVNPPYFDLVLRNADHFTFSETDGGKGWVPAAIAEDKRLAVIIDYSLAFFDYYLKDNSEAVTTLNQTAPVLISYFFELEP; this is encoded by the coding sequence TTGCAAACGGCCTATTTCAGCACCCTGTTAGGTCTGGCCGGGCTGGAGAGGCTGGCGCTGGTGATAGCTTTGCTTTTCTGGCCCCAGGTGGCGCCGGAGGTCGGCGAGTATCCGCCGCCGGAGCGGACTTATGAAGTCGGCCTGCACCAGATGACTCTGGAATATGCCGACGAAGAAGGCCGGGCCGAAAGCCTGGACGTGGCCGTCTGGTACCCGACCGATGAGGCGTCAGCGCCATTCATCTATCCCACCGGCAGTCGGAGCTATGTGGCAGTCGATGCCGCACCGTCGGCCGACGGGCCTTTCCCGCTGGTCATCTTCAACCACGGTTTCAACGCCTCCGAGATGCAGTCACTGTATCTCAAGGAAGCACTGGCCGCTGAAGGCTACATCGTGGCTTCGGTACATTTTAACGACAACCTCCTGCTCAGCCTGACCGACCTGTTCCACCTGAGCAACCTGCCGAACGGCGGCGGCCTGGACGAGTATATTCACCAGGTATATGAAACCTACTTCAATACCGTCCGCGTGCCGGTAGCCGGGGCGCTCCTTGATCTGATGCTGGACCTGAACAGTAATGAAACTTCCCTCTTCTACAGTGCTATCGACGCGGAAGCGGTGGCCATGGGCGGTCACTCCTTCGGCGGTCTGACCACAGTGGGTCTGATCGGCGGCAATTCCGACGAAACCTACAACGACCCCCGCATCAAGGCGGCGCTGTTGCTGTCGTCGCCGTCATATCCATTCGAGAAGAATTACGGTAACGTACATATCCCCATCATGTCGATGCGGGGCGAACTGGATATCCTGCTCAACCGGCCGGAGGACAATTTCTGGTATCTGAACGACGGTGTCAACCCGCCCTATTTCGACCTGGTACTGAGAAACGCCGACCATTTCACCTTTTCCGAAACCGACGGCGGCAAGGGCTGGGTGCCGGCGGCCATTGCCGAGGACAAGCGACTGGCGGTCATCATCGACTACTCTCTGGCGTTTTTCGATTACTATCTGAAAGATAACAGCGAAGCGGTCACCACCCTTAACCAGACAGCGCCGGTACTCATCAGTTACTTTTTCGAACTGGAACCGTAA